A genomic stretch from Chryseobacterium sp. SNU WT5 includes:
- the nhaA gene encoding Na+/H+ antiporter NhaA — protein sequence MLITDYFKKFLHSSQSSGIILIVCVLISLFIANSSAGVEFQQLLDTQIGPSLFHLNYPISIWINDGLMAIFFLLVGLEIKREIVEGELSTFKSASLPIIAAVGGMLVPGLIYYFFNKGTEYAGGWAIPMATDIAFSLAIISMLGKRAPLSLKIFLAALAIVDDLGAILVIAIFYTDQIHWMYIGLSAAMVIILVLLNTFKVKKHIYYIIPGLFMWYFMHHSGIHATIAGVLLAFTIPTNISTTEISPLEKMEQKLHLPVNFLIMPIFALANTNIMFREGMVDELFSNFGYGIIFGLVAGKVIGINLFSYIFIKLKISSLPDKSSWSQMLGAGLLAGIGFTMSIFIALLSFKGNVEIQDEAKFAVLVASVISGFAGFSLLKYVGKKRERLED from the coding sequence ATGCTCATTACCGACTACTTTAAAAAGTTTCTTCATAGCTCACAGTCTTCAGGAATTATTTTAATCGTTTGTGTTCTCATCTCGCTGTTTATTGCAAATTCTTCCGCAGGAGTAGAATTTCAGCAGCTGTTAGACACCCAAATTGGACCTAGTCTCTTTCATTTAAATTATCCGATAAGCATTTGGATTAATGATGGCTTGATGGCCATTTTCTTCTTGCTTGTAGGCCTTGAAATTAAGCGGGAAATCGTGGAAGGAGAACTCTCAACATTTAAGTCGGCCTCTTTACCAATTATCGCTGCGGTAGGCGGAATGCTTGTCCCGGGTTTAATTTATTATTTCTTTAACAAAGGGACCGAATATGCAGGCGGATGGGCAATTCCAATGGCGACTGACATCGCTTTTTCTTTGGCTATCATTTCTATGCTCGGAAAACGGGCGCCACTTTCACTGAAAATATTTTTGGCTGCATTGGCTATCGTTGATGATTTGGGCGCAATCTTAGTTATTGCTATTTTTTATACCGATCAAATTCATTGGATGTATATAGGGTTAAGTGCGGCTATGGTTATAATCTTAGTCTTATTAAATACTTTTAAAGTTAAAAAGCATATTTATTATATTATTCCAGGGCTATTTATGTGGTATTTCATGCACCATTCCGGGATTCACGCAACAATTGCTGGCGTTTTATTAGCTTTCACCATACCTACCAATATTTCGACCACAGAAATTTCACCTTTAGAAAAAATGGAACAGAAATTACACCTTCCTGTGAATTTTCTTATTATGCCCATTTTCGCTTTGGCAAATACCAATATCATGTTTAGGGAAGGTATGGTAGATGAACTTTTCAGCAATTTTGGGTACGGGATTATCTTTGGGTTAGTAGCAGGAAAAGTAATTGGGATAAACCTCTTCTCCTACATTTTCATTAAATTAAAAATCAGCAGTTTACCGGATAAAAGTAGTTGGTCGCAAATGTTAGGTGCTGGATTATTGGCCGGAATTGGATTTACCATGTCCATTTTTATCGCGTTGCTCTCTTTTAAAGGCAACGTGGAAATTCAGGATGAAGCCAAATTTGCAGTTCTTGTTGCCTCAGTAATATCAGGATTTGCGGGATTCTCTTTGCTAAAATACGTGGGCAAAAAAAGAGAGCGTTTAGAAGACTAA
- a CDS encoding YihY/virulence factor BrkB family protein, with the protein MGIKTPRFIIKIRDFLDQIHIPFLGISLLKMFEIYGQGVFKMQIGRIAASISWSFFLSLFPFILFLLSLLPYLPHYDKLQFYIFEILLHNILPSRMQSDVTDYIQNFIIPNIKNISNLTIVFAMVFAVNGTHSLINGFNINTNLRRGVIKEFLVAFVITIAFIVLIIASLLGVYYSEVVLKLFTPEINISWLVDNMSKIIGFISFPIFYFILLALFYWVGCLKITTFKQAVPGAILTTILFMLLTYFFAIYVRNFARYNVLYGSIGTIILVMVWVNINIILILLGNELNIAIKKVRVEKMIADEMTSNKLLFKMDADSDSPEIEEHHHIKM; encoded by the coding sequence ATGGGCATTAAAACTCCTCGATTCATCATTAAAATTAGAGATTTTCTGGATCAGATTCATATCCCTTTTTTAGGAATTTCTCTATTGAAAATGTTTGAAATATATGGTCAGGGTGTGTTTAAAATGCAAATCGGAAGAATTGCCGCAAGTATTTCCTGGAGTTTCTTTTTAAGTCTCTTTCCTTTTATTTTATTCCTTCTGTCACTTCTGCCTTATCTGCCTCATTATGATAAACTGCAGTTTTATATTTTTGAAATTTTACTGCATAATATCTTACCATCTCGCATGCAGAGCGATGTCACGGATTACATCCAAAATTTCATTATTCCAAATATTAAAAATATCAGTAATCTTACCATCGTTTTTGCCATGGTATTCGCTGTCAATGGAACGCACTCTTTGATTAATGGGTTTAATATTAATACGAATTTGCGAAGAGGGGTTATAAAAGAATTTTTAGTCGCCTTCGTGATTACAATCGCTTTTATTGTTTTGATAATTGCCTCTTTATTAGGTGTTTATTATAGCGAAGTCGTTTTGAAATTGTTCACACCCGAAATTAATATTTCCTGGCTGGTGGATAATATGTCTAAGATTATTGGATTCATTTCATTCCCAATTTTCTACTTTATATTATTAGCCTTATTCTATTGGGTTGGTTGTTTGAAGATAACAACCTTTAAACAAGCGGTTCCGGGTGCGATTTTGACCACTATTTTATTTATGCTTCTTACCTACTTTTTTGCAATATATGTTAGAAATTTCGCTCGGTATAATGTCTTATATGGCTCCATTGGTACCATTATTTTAGTAATGGTTTGGGTTAACATCAATATTATCTTGATTCTCCTCGGAAACGAATTAAATATAGCCATTAAAAAGGTTCGAGTAGAAAAAATGATCGCCGACGAAATGACGTCTAACAAATTACTTTTTAAAATGGATGCCGATTCTGATTCTCCAGAGATTGAAGAACATCATCATATTAAAATGTAA
- a CDS encoding alpha/beta hydrolase — protein sequence MVINTTKPRLIILSDLWGRKKSFWIEYYRSLLENEFTIKYYDCCELANLDTTEYTAEHLHWQFLNGGIEKAVENLRQLEKGEIDVLAFSIGGVVAWKACLKGLKAKSIFALSSTRLRNEVEKPEGVIKLFYGENDESQPNNQWFQDIKIERQIVKDEGHEFYQKLEFAKRISKLLVIEKLKF from the coding sequence GTGGTAATCAATACAACTAAACCAAGATTAATCATCCTTTCCGATTTATGGGGAAGAAAAAAATCATTCTGGATAGAATATTACCGTTCATTATTGGAGAATGAATTCACGATTAAATATTATGATTGTTGTGAGCTGGCCAACCTTGATACAACGGAATACACAGCAGAACATTTGCATTGGCAATTTTTAAATGGCGGAATTGAAAAAGCTGTCGAAAATTTAAGACAACTCGAAAAGGGAGAAATTGATGTTCTTGCATTCAGTATCGGCGGTGTTGTCGCATGGAAAGCTTGTCTGAAGGGTTTAAAAGCTAAATCAATCTTCGCTCTCTCTTCCACACGATTAAGGAATGAGGTTGAAAAACCGGAAGGCGTTATTAAGCTGTTTTATGGCGAGAATGATGAGTCTCAACCTAATAATCAATGGTTTCAAGACATTAAAATAGAAAGACAAATCGTTAAAGATGAAGGTCATGAGTTTTACCAAAAATTAGAGTTTGCAAAAAGAATCAGCAAGCTGCTAGTAATTGAGAAGTTGAAATTCTAG
- a CDS encoding DUF3037 domain-containing protein, which yields MQEVKIYEYAVIRLVPKVEREEFFNIGLILFSKREKYIRFEFHLCTEKFQSMKSKLDYGDIVKNLENFKHVAKGDQEGGPIALLEIPERFRWLTAVRSSVIQTSRPHPGKTQDLNGTFDRLFEELVK from the coding sequence ATGCAAGAGGTTAAAATTTACGAATACGCGGTAATACGATTGGTACCAAAAGTTGAAAGAGAAGAATTTTTCAATATAGGATTAATTCTATTTTCAAAAAGAGAAAAGTACATCCGTTTTGAATTTCACCTTTGTACAGAGAAATTTCAGTCGATGAAATCAAAACTTGATTATGGCGATATCGTGAAAAACCTTGAAAATTTCAAACATGTTGCAAAAGGAGATCAAGAAGGCGGGCCAATTGCCTTATTGGAGATTCCAGAAAGATTCCGTTGGTTAACAGCTGTCCGCAGCTCAGTGATCCAAACGTCGCGTCCACACCCTGGAAAAACACAGGATTTGAATGGAACCTTTGACAGGTTGTTTGAGGAACTGGTGAAATGA
- a CDS encoding ferritin-like domain-containing protein, protein MENEKLVSVLNDLLTKNYDAEKGYKEAGEKIEHTSLRSYFEKQAENRYSFGHKIKEMIVKYGGTPDKGTSIVGDLHRTWISLRDAFASGDKAIYDECIRGEESFSNEYGEVLADDVLPPDVREMVTMQKDSVDKALASLRTMEGFAA, encoded by the coding sequence ATGGAAAATGAAAAATTAGTAAGCGTATTGAATGATTTATTAACAAAAAATTACGACGCCGAAAAAGGTTATAAAGAAGCAGGAGAAAAAATTGAACACACTTCGTTAAGATCATATTTCGAAAAGCAGGCTGAGAACAGATATTCTTTCGGGCACAAAATAAAGGAGATGATTGTAAAATATGGTGGTACACCAGACAAAGGAACCAGTATCGTTGGTGATCTTCACAGAACATGGATCTCATTAAGAGATGCTTTCGCAAGTGGTGATAAAGCCATTTACGATGAGTGTATCAGAGGTGAAGAATCTTTCTCCAATGAATATGGAGAAGTTCTAGCTGATGACGTTTTACCACCAGATGTAAGAGAAATGGTCACAATGCAGAAAGATTCCGTAGACAAAGCATTGGCCAGTTTAAGAACAATGGAAGGTTTCGCTGCGTAA
- a CDS encoding HipA family kinase has protein sequence MSKDLSLRTVTVMRYILPLREGGSLPALAEADDEFKYVLKFRGAGHGVKMLISELLGGKIAEVLGLPIPELVFANLDVDFGRTEADEEIQDLLKFSEGLNLGLHFLSGAIAYDPSVKVDPLLASKIVWLDGYITNIDRTFKNTNLLMWHQELWVIDNGASFYFHHSWMNFDKHALSPFLYIKDHVLLSQATMLDEADQFAKTVLTDEVLRNIVDLIPLEWLDWNDTDDSPDEIKKVYFNFLKTRRDHSVNFVKEAHHARG, from the coding sequence ATGAGTAAAGATCTGTCTCTACGAACAGTAACTGTAATGCGGTATATTTTACCTTTGCGAGAAGGTGGCTCTTTGCCAGCACTTGCAGAAGCTGATGACGAATTTAAATACGTTTTGAAATTCCGTGGTGCTGGTCATGGAGTAAAGATGTTGATATCGGAACTTCTGGGTGGTAAGATCGCGGAAGTTTTAGGACTTCCAATTCCGGAGTTAGTGTTCGCTAATCTTGATGTCGATTTTGGGCGAACAGAAGCGGACGAAGAAATACAGGATTTACTCAAATTTTCTGAAGGTTTAAATTTAGGGCTTCACTTTTTATCCGGCGCAATAGCATATGACCCTTCGGTTAAAGTTGATCCTCTTTTGGCTTCCAAAATTGTTTGGTTAGACGGTTATATCACCAATATCGACCGTACTTTTAAAAATACCAATCTTTTGATGTGGCATCAAGAATTATGGGTAATCGATAATGGTGCTTCTTTCTACTTCCATCATTCTTGGATGAATTTTGACAAGCATGCTTTAAGTCCGTTTTTGTATATTAAAGATCATGTCCTCCTTTCGCAAGCCACAATGCTCGATGAAGCAGATCAATTTGCGAAAACGGTTCTAACAGACGAAGTTTTACGAAATATCGTCGATCTAATTCCGCTGGAATGGTTGGATTGGAATGATACAGATGACTCCCCAGACGAGATAAAAAAAGTATATTTCAATTTTTTGAAAACACGCCGTGATCATTCTGTTAATTTTGTAAAAGAAGCGCATCATGCAAGAGGTTAA
- a CDS encoding RelA/SpoT family protein: MVYDLEQENKEILARYKDLITNTYRNLDEENNKLIRKAFDIAIDAHKDQRRKTGEPYIYHPIEVAKIVANEIGLGTTSIACALLHDVIEDSDYTYEDLLKIFGKKIADIVNGLTKISVMNHQNISIQSENYRKLLLTLSEDFRVILIKIADRLHNMRTLDSMAPDKQKKIASETVYIYAPLAHRLGLYNIKSELEDLSLKFNNSEVYLDISEKLKSAKESREKYIEEFKKEVTEQLEDENLNVSIKGRAKAISSIYRKMLKQNVSFDEVFDNYAIRIIYKSDAKNEKFLAWKIYSIVTDLYHSNPQRMRDWISQPRSTGYESLHLTILGPDKKWIEVQIRSERMDDIAEKGVAAHYKYKEGFRQNTDEKKFEQWVTEIREVLENQQSLTTTELLDDIKLNLYSKEVFVFTPKGEIKILPIGSTALDFAFSVHSDLGTKCLGAKVNGKLVPISYVLQNGDQVDILSSQNQKPKSDWLDFVVTSKAKSKIKAILNSEKNNLSEEGKEILQRKMRHAKINFNDEEINKMQKFFGLKTSQELFLKFQSGSLDTSDVKKYTEGKGILSNIMQRFRKSPTKNQVFTEVPETNLDMIVFGKEEEKMNYSYAKCCTVIPGDRIFGFITISDGIKVHNDNCPNAINLRAQYDYRVLPAKWVNEEKFKNRIKIEIEGLDRMGMINDITTVISNNMNMDMKSMSMESNNGIFLGNINLEVRNRVQLDETFKQLKNINGVSRVKRL; the protein is encoded by the coding sequence ATGGTTTACGATTTAGAACAGGAAAATAAAGAAATTCTCGCTAGGTATAAGGATCTTATCACAAATACCTACCGTAATTTGGATGAGGAAAATAACAAACTCATTCGAAAGGCTTTTGATATTGCCATAGATGCGCATAAAGATCAGCGTAGAAAAACTGGCGAACCGTATATTTATCACCCAATCGAAGTTGCAAAGATTGTCGCTAACGAAATTGGTCTTGGTACCACCTCTATTGCATGTGCACTTTTGCACGACGTAATTGAGGATTCCGATTACACCTACGAAGACCTTCTCAAAATATTCGGAAAGAAAATTGCTGATATTGTTAATGGTCTTACCAAAATCTCGGTAATGAATCATCAGAACATTTCGATTCAATCCGAAAACTACCGTAAATTATTACTGACCCTATCTGAAGATTTCCGCGTTATTCTTATAAAAATTGCAGACCGGCTTCACAACATGCGTACGCTGGACAGCATGGCACCCGATAAGCAAAAAAAGATTGCTTCCGAAACAGTATATATTTATGCACCTCTTGCCCACCGACTTGGCCTTTACAATATCAAATCTGAGCTGGAAGATCTTTCTCTAAAGTTTAATAATTCTGAAGTCTATTTAGATATTTCAGAAAAATTAAAATCGGCGAAGGAAAGTCGTGAAAAGTATATTGAAGAATTTAAGAAAGAAGTTACTGAACAACTCGAGGATGAAAACCTAAATGTTTCGATAAAAGGAAGAGCCAAAGCAATTTCGTCGATTTATCGTAAAATGCTGAAACAAAACGTTTCATTTGATGAAGTTTTCGATAATTATGCGATCAGAATTATTTATAAATCCGATGCGAAAAACGAGAAATTTCTAGCATGGAAAATCTACTCCATTGTCACCGATCTCTATCACAGTAATCCGCAAAGGATGCGCGACTGGATTTCTCAACCGCGGTCTACAGGATACGAAAGTTTACATCTTACTATTTTAGGTCCTGATAAGAAATGGATTGAAGTCCAAATTCGTTCTGAACGAATGGATGACATTGCCGAAAAAGGAGTTGCTGCTCATTACAAATACAAAGAAGGTTTCCGCCAAAATACGGACGAGAAAAAGTTCGAACAGTGGGTTACCGAAATCCGGGAGGTTCTTGAAAATCAACAATCCTTAACAACTACTGAACTTTTAGATGACATTAAATTAAATCTTTATTCTAAAGAAGTATTTGTTTTTACACCGAAAGGAGAAATCAAAATTTTACCGATTGGTTCTACTGCTTTAGATTTTGCATTTTCCGTACACTCAGATTTAGGCACAAAATGTTTAGGGGCAAAAGTGAACGGAAAACTAGTTCCTATTTCTTATGTTTTGCAAAATGGTGATCAGGTTGATATTCTATCTTCTCAAAATCAAAAACCTAAATCGGACTGGTTAGATTTCGTGGTTACCTCGAAAGCTAAGTCTAAAATTAAAGCAATTCTAAACTCTGAGAAAAACAATTTATCAGAAGAAGGAAAGGAAATTCTTCAGCGGAAGATGCGTCACGCCAAGATTAATTTTAACGATGAGGAAATTAATAAAATGCAGAAGTTTTTTGGTTTAAAGACTTCACAAGAATTATTTCTAAAGTTTCAAAGTGGCAGTCTCGATACAAGTGATGTAAAAAAATATACAGAAGGAAAAGGTATTTTAAGTAATATCATGCAGCGTTTCCGAAAATCGCCAACGAAAAATCAGGTTTTCACAGAAGTACCGGAAACAAATCTAGACATGATTGTTTTTGGTAAAGAAGAAGAAAAAATGAACTATTCTTACGCAAAATGCTGCACTGTAATTCCTGGAGACAGAATTTTTGGTTTCATCACCATTTCAGACGGCATTAAGGTTCATAATGACAACTGCCCAAATGCTATTAATCTACGGGCACAGTATGACTACCGAGTGCTGCCTGCAAAATGGGTGAATGAAGAAAAGTTCAAAAATAGAATCAAAATCGAAATTGAAGGTCTGGATCGTATGGGTATGATTAACGACATCACCACCGTGATCAGTAACAATATGAATATGGATATGAAAAGTATGTCTATGGAATCCAATAATGGTATTTTCTTAGGAAATATTAATTTGGAGGTACGAAATCGTGTTCAACTGGACGAAACCTTTAAACAATTAAAAAACATTAATGGGGTCTCTCGTGTGAAACGACTCTAA
- the rlmH gene encoding 23S rRNA (pseudouridine(1915)-N(3))-methyltransferase RlmH — protein sequence MRINLLCMGKTADPEINTLINYYRGRLPKYWNFEMIEIPDVKNAKNLTPDLLKKEEGKSFLHYIDNTDMVVILDEKGKQFTSREFANKIDGWMNASIKKVSFVVGGAYGFSDEMYERANEKISLSKMTFTHQMIRLFFVEQIYRADQILQGKPYHND from the coding sequence ATGAGAATCAATTTACTCTGCATGGGCAAAACTGCCGATCCTGAAATCAATACTTTGATCAATTATTACCGCGGTAGACTTCCGAAATATTGGAATTTCGAGATGATCGAAATCCCCGATGTAAAAAATGCAAAAAACCTTACTCCTGATTTACTAAAAAAAGAGGAAGGAAAATCTTTTTTACATTATATCGATAACACAGATATGGTTGTAATTCTAGATGAGAAAGGGAAACAATTTACCAGCAGAGAATTTGCAAACAAAATCGATGGTTGGATGAATGCGTCCATTAAAAAAGTCTCTTTTGTGGTGGGCGGAGCTTACGGTTTTTCAGATGAAATGTATGAAAGAGCTAATGAGAAAATCTCTTTATCTAAAATGACTTTTACCCATCAAATGATTCGCCTTTTCTTTGTGGAACAAATTTACCGCGCAGATCAGATCCTACAAGGCAAACCCTATCACAATGACTGA
- a CDS encoding GNAT family N-acetyltransferase → MKINIEENVRLELTAKKHAQFLYDAVNDNREHLSVFLPWIENMQSVDDFENYVKSCESLYKQEKEVSFVIILNEKLVGRIGLHHLNLQNKNGAIGYWLIKDAEGQGIISKCCKKLIDYGFNELGLNRIEIKCASENNRSQAIPQRFNFTKEGIMRQAEFVNESFLDIILYSILKSEWTLNKTNR, encoded by the coding sequence ATGAAGATAAATATTGAAGAGAATGTTAGACTTGAACTAACAGCAAAAAAACACGCCCAATTTTTGTACGATGCGGTGAATGACAATCGGGAACATCTTTCTGTATTTTTACCGTGGATAGAAAATATGCAGTCGGTAGATGATTTTGAAAATTATGTTAAAAGTTGCGAATCTCTTTACAAACAAGAGAAAGAAGTGAGTTTTGTTATCATATTAAATGAAAAATTGGTCGGTAGAATTGGTTTACATCATTTAAATCTTCAAAATAAAAATGGTGCTATTGGATATTGGTTGATCAAAGACGCAGAAGGACAGGGAATAATATCCAAATGCTGCAAAAAACTTATCGACTATGGATTTAATGAGTTAGGACTAAATAGAATTGAGATAAAATGTGCATCCGAAAATAATAGAAGCCAAGCAATTCCCCAAAGATTCAATTTTACAAAAGAAGGAATTATGAGGCAAGCAGAATTTGTCAATGAAAGTTTTTTAGACATAATATTGTACTCAATTTTGAAAAGCGAATGGACATTAAATAAAACGAACCGCTAA
- a CDS encoding ATP-dependent helicase — MDYLKGLNEAQYEAVTTLQGPLMVLAGAGSGKTRVLTMRIAHLITNLVDPFNILALTFTNKAAKEMKERIAKVVGQSEAKSLWMGTFHSVFARILRSEADYLGFPSNFTIYDSQDSLNVIRKVLKELNVDSDLYKPKKVQARISSYKNNLITVKAYLNNPELIEADERTNMKHIGAIYQKYVDICYRNGAMDFDDLLLRTNELLTRFPQVLAKYQDRFRYILVDEYQDTNHSQYLIVKALASKFENICVVGDDAQSIYSFRGANIYNILNFKKDYPEAITVSLEQNYRSTQNIVNAANVVISKNVQQFKKNVFSDNEEGEKIKVYRSLSDADEANFVASNIWEQHNSAQKKFTDFAILYRTNSQTRAFEDALRRKNIPYRVFGGLSFYQRKEVKDLIGYLRLLVNENDGEALTRVINYPARGIGETTQNKLIVFADSQNIAVNQVLDNLGFYAPNLNLNNGILTKLSDFWSMIKAFQVMLKTENAYNVAMEVAKRTGLIKFLKDDQTPEGISRVENVQELMNSMQGFIEEQQQLDDGDASLSSFLENIALSADTQTDKNDDTDKVSLMTIHLSKGLEFPVVHVVGLEENLFPSFMSSSTREELEEERRLFYVALTRAEKEAYLTYAVSRFQWGKITDAEPSRFLSEVDEKYLEFINPATESRFVNHSGLKSNIFDDADSEPRFFKKKEAKKTIERKEPLPIPQNLKPVATARIINPSGNSSQDIEVGDRVRHDRFGVGDVIFLDGTDPQNIKAKVKFQHEGEKNLILKFAKLTKI, encoded by the coding sequence ATGGATTATTTGAAAGGATTAAATGAAGCACAATACGAAGCGGTAACCACATTACAAGGCCCGTTGATGGTACTAGCTGGTGCAGGTTCAGGAAAAACGCGGGTACTTACTATGCGTATCGCTCATTTAATTACCAACTTGGTGGATCCTTTCAATATTCTGGCGCTCACGTTTACTAACAAAGCAGCCAAGGAAATGAAAGAACGTATCGCAAAAGTGGTAGGCCAAAGCGAAGCGAAATCTTTATGGATGGGAACATTTCACTCTGTTTTTGCCAGAATCCTACGCTCAGAAGCGGATTACTTGGGCTTTCCGTCTAACTTTACCATCTATGATTCTCAAGATTCACTGAACGTGATAAGGAAAGTACTCAAGGAACTTAATGTAGATTCAGATTTATATAAACCCAAAAAAGTTCAGGCTCGAATTTCTTCTTATAAAAATAATCTCATTACCGTAAAAGCATATTTAAATAATCCAGAATTGATTGAAGCAGATGAACGTACCAATATGAAACATATCGGTGCGATTTATCAGAAGTATGTGGATATCTGTTACCGAAACGGCGCGATGGATTTTGATGACTTGTTGTTGAGAACCAATGAATTACTTACCAGATTTCCTCAAGTATTAGCAAAGTATCAGGACCGATTCCGTTATATTTTGGTAGATGAGTACCAGGATACCAATCACTCTCAGTATTTAATTGTTAAAGCTTTAGCATCAAAATTTGAAAATATTTGTGTCGTGGGAGACGATGCACAATCCATTTATTCATTCCGTGGTGCAAACATTTATAATATATTAAACTTTAAGAAGGACTATCCGGAAGCCATTACTGTTTCTTTGGAACAAAATTACCGATCGACTCAAAATATTGTAAACGCAGCAAATGTGGTGATTTCTAAGAATGTTCAGCAGTTCAAAAAAAACGTATTTAGTGATAATGAAGAAGGGGAGAAGATTAAGGTCTATCGTTCTCTTTCCGATGCAGATGAGGCCAATTTTGTTGCTTCGAATATCTGGGAACAACACAATTCTGCGCAGAAAAAATTTACTGATTTTGCAATATTATACCGTACCAATTCCCAAACCAGAGCTTTTGAGGACGCGTTAAGAAGAAAGAATATTCCTTATCGCGTGTTTGGTGGCTTATCATTTTATCAAAGAAAAGAGGTTAAGGATCTTATCGGATATCTAAGACTTTTGGTCAATGAAAATGATGGTGAAGCTTTAACCAGAGTGATCAATTACCCAGCGCGTGGGATTGGAGAAACTACTCAAAATAAACTGATCGTCTTCGCCGACTCTCAAAATATTGCTGTAAATCAAGTTTTAGATAATTTGGGCTTCTATGCGCCAAATTTGAATTTAAACAATGGTATTTTAACCAAACTTTCTGATTTCTGGTCAATGATCAAAGCGTTCCAGGTTATGCTGAAAACAGAAAATGCCTACAATGTGGCTATGGAAGTGGCTAAAAGAACAGGTTTGATTAAATTTTTAAAAGATGACCAGACTCCAGAAGGAATTTCCAGAGTAGAAAATGTTCAGGAGCTAATGAACTCCATGCAGGGCTTTATTGAAGAGCAACAGCAGTTAGATGATGGAGATGCTTCTCTGTCAAGTTTCTTAGAAAATATTGCGCTATCTGCCGATACACAAACCGACAAAAATGATGATACTGATAAAGTGTCGCTCATGACTATTCACCTCTCAAAAGGATTGGAGTTTCCTGTGGTTCACGTCGTTGGTTTAGAAGAGAACCTGTTCCCAAGTTTTATGAGTTCTTCCACAAGAGAAGAGTTGGAAGAGGAAAGAAGACTGTTTTATGTGGCTTTAACAAGAGCAGAAAAAGAGGCTTATTTGACTTACGCTGTTTCCCGTTTTCAATGGGGTAAAATTACCGATGCCGAACCTTCCAGATTTTTAAGTGAAGTTGATGAGAAATACCTGGAATTTATAAATCCAGCGACAGAGAGCAGGTTCGTAAATCATTCTGGATTAAAGTCTAATATTTTTGATGATGCAGATTCTGAACCCAGATTTTTTAAAAAGAAAGAGGCGAAAAAAACCATCGAAAGAAAAGAACCGCTTCCAATTCCCCAAAATTTAAAACCTGTTGCTACCGCAAGAATCATTAATCCAAGTGGAAATTCTTCTCAGGACATTGAAGTTGGCGACAGAGTCCGCCACGACCGTTTTGGAGTGGGTGATGTGATCTTCTTGGATGGTACCGATCCGCAGAACATCAAAGCAAAAGTAAAATTTCAGCATGAAGGTGAAAAGAATTTGATTTTGAAATTCGCGAAGTTGACGAAGATATAG